In Xenopus laevis strain J_2021 chromosome 2S, Xenopus_laevis_v10.1, whole genome shotgun sequence, a genomic segment contains:
- the suox.S gene encoding uncharacterized protein LOC734244 isoform X1: MMTRGHFSVTLRSLARSHRLQRHVLDLYLRSCTAESVFDRKYSTETRLNSDSGKRATKWGFAVTGALLGIGTVLIYGAQKKRVAQAELTTLPVATSSSPLYSKEDVRKHASIEDRVWVTYAGEVFDITEFIELHPGGSRILLAAGGALEPFWALYGVHKNEHVLEILKEYKVGELNSAEKDEPVDESDPYSQDPSRHPVLKVNSLKPFNAEPPPYMLTENSITQTELFFKRNHLPVPQINPDDYKLVIERPNGKVHDKPLNLTLSDLKAKFPKHEITATLQCAGNRRSEMSEVKLVKGLDWNIGAISTARWAGARLRDVLLEAGYAEGSSQTQHVHFEGLDRDLTGTNYGASISFKQAMAKENEVLLAYEMNGQELPKDHGFPLRVIVPGVVGARNVKWLGKIVVSKEESSSHWQKNDYKGFNPCVDWDDVDFASSPSIQDLPVQSAITEPHPGQKITPDIDGELTVKGYAWSGGGREIVRVDVSVDGGKTWKVAELTGEKQKAGQAWAWKLWQLNVPLPPKSSDVTIICKAVDSSYNVQPDTVAPIWNLRGVLNNAWHRVCVTVDAE; the protein is encoded by the exons ATGATGACCCGTGGACATTTCTCTGTCACTCTGCGCAGCCTGGCCAGGTCCCACAG GTTACAGAGGCATGTGTTGGACTTATATTTGCGAAGCTGCACAGCTGAATCCGTATTTGACAGGAAGTACAGCACAGAGACAAGACTGAATTCAGACAGTGGAAAGAGAGCCACAAAATGGGGCTTTGCCGTAACTGGGGCCTTATTGGGCATTGGAACAGTCTTGATTTATGGAGCGCAGAAGAAAAGG GTGGCACAAGCGGAACTTACAACACTTCCTGTTGCTACTTCAAGCTCTCCCCTATACAGTAAAGAGGATGTAAGGAAACATGCATCAATAGAGGATCGAGTCTGGGTGACCTATGCAGGAGAGGTCTTTGACATCACAGAATTTATAGAGTTGCACCCTGGTGGGAGCCGAATCTTGCTAGCAGCAGGAGGTGCTCTGGAGCCTTTCTGGGCTCTCTATGGTGTGCACAAGAATGAGCATGTGTTAGAGATCCTAAAGGAATACAAAGTAGGTGAACTTAATTCTGCTGAGAAAGATGAGCCAGTGGATGAATCTGATCCTTATTCACAAGATCCCAGTAGACACCCAGTTCTTAAGGTGAACAGCCTGAAGCCTTTTAATGCAGAGCCACCCCCCTATATGCTGACAGAGAATTCTATCACTCAAACTGAGCTGTTTTTCAAAAGGAACCACTTGCCAGTGCCACAGATCAACCCTGATGACTACAAACTTGTCATAGAAAGACCCAATGGCAAGGTGCATGACAAACCACTTAATTTGACGTTGTCTGATCTGAAAGCAAAATTTCCCAAACATGAGATTACAGCTACATTGCAGTGTGCTGGAAACCGGCGTTCTGAAATGAGTGAAGTAAAGCTAGTGAAAGGACTTGACTGGAACATTGGAGCAATCAGTACAGCGCGCTGGGCAGGAGCACGTCTGAGGGATGTACTACTGGAAGCTGGATACGCCGAGGGCTCTTCCCAGACTCAGCATGTACATTTTGAAGGACTGGATCGCGACTTGACTGGAACAAACTATGGTGCCTCTATCTCATTTAAGCAGGCAATGGCCAAGGAGAATGAAGTACTTTTAGCCTATGAGATGAATGGGCAGGAACTGCCTAAAGACCATGGTTTTCCCTTGCGTGTAATTGTGCCAGGTGTTGTAGGTGCCCGCAATGTGAAGTGGTTGGGTAAAATTGTAGTAAGCAAAGAAGAGAGCAGCAGTCATTGGCAGAAAAATGATTACAAGGGTTTCAACCCATGTGTTGATTGGGACGATGTAGACTTTGCTTCTTCTCCATCTATACAAGATTTACCAGTACAGTCTGCCATCACAGAGCCACATCCTGGACAGAAGATCACTCCAGATATTGATGGGGAATTAACAGTGAAGGGGTATGCATGGAGCGGAGGAGGGAGGGAAATAGTGCGGGTGGATGTGTCTGTGGATGGAGGAAAGACATGGAAGGTAGCAGAATTAACTGGAGAGAAACAGAAGGCTGGGCAGGCCTGGGCATGGAAATTATGGCAGTTAAATGTCCCACTGCCTCCCAAAAGCAGTGATGTTACCATTATTTGCAAGGCTGTGGACAGCAGTTATAATGTACAGCCGGACACCGTTGCCCCAATTTGGAACTTGCGTGGTGTGCTGAACAATGCGTGGCACAGAGTCTGTGTTACAGTGGATGCAGAGTAG
- the suox.S gene encoding uncharacterized protein LOC734244 (The RefSeq protein has 2 substitutions compared to this genomic sequence) gives MMTRGHFSVTLRSLARSHRLQRHVLDLYLRSCTAESVFDRKYSTETRLNSDSGKRATKWGFAVTGALLGIGTVLIYGAQKKRVAQAELTTLPVATSSSPLYSKEDVRKHASIEDRVWVTYAGEVFDITEFIELHPGGSRILLAAGGALEPFWALYGVHKNEHVLEILKEYKVGELNSAEKDEPVDESDPYSQDPSRHPVLKVNSLKPFNAEPPPYMLTENSITQTELFFKRNHLPVPQINPDDYKLVIERPNGKVHDKPLNLTLSDLKAKFPKHEITATLQCAGNRRSEMSEVKLVKGLDWNIGAISTARWAGARLRDVLLEAGYAEGSSQTQHVHFEGLDRDLTGTNYGASISFKQAMAKENEVLLAYEMNGQELPKDHGFPLRVIVPGVVGARNVKWLGKIVVSKEESSSHWQKNDYKGFNPCVDWDNVDFASSPSIQDLPVQSAITEPHPGQKITPDIDGELTVKGYAWSGGGREIVRVDVSVDGGKTWKVAELTGEKQKAGQAWAWKLWQLNVPLPTKSSDVTIICKAVDSSYNVQPDTVAPIWNLRGVLNNAWHRVCVTVDAE, from the exons ATGATGACCCGTGGACATTTCTCTGTCACTCTGCGCAGCCTGGCCAGGTCCCACAG GTTACAGAGGCATGTGTTGGACTTATATTTGCGAAGCTGCACAGCTGAATCCGTATTTGACAGGAAGTACAGCACAGAGACAAGACTGAATTCAGACAGTGGAAAGAGAGCCACAAAATGGGGCTTTGCCGTAACTGGGGCCTTATTGGGCATTGGAACAGTCTTGATTTATGGAGCGCAGAAGAAAAGG GTGGCACAAGCGGAACTTACAACACTTCCTGTTGCTACTTCAAGCTCTCCCCTATACAGTAAAGAGGATGTAAGGAAACATGCATCAATAGAGGATCGAGTCTGGGTGACCTATGCAGGAGAGGTCTTTGACATCACAGAATTTATAGAGTTGCACCCTGGTGGGAGCCGAATCTTGCTAGCAGCAGGAGGTGCTCTGGAGCCTTTCTGGGCTCTCTATGGTGTGCACAAGAATGAGCATGTGTTAGAGATCCTAAAGGAATACAAAGTAGGTGAACTTAATTCTGCTGAGAAAGATGAGCCAGTGGATGAATCTGATCCTTATTCACAAGATCCCAGTAGACACCCAGTTCTTAAGGTGAACAGCCTGAAGCCTTTTAATGCAGAGCCACCCCCCTATATGCTGACAGAGAATTCTATCACTCAAACTGAGCTGTTTTTCAAAAGGAACCACTTGCCAGTGCCACAGATCAACCCTGATGACTACAAACTTGTCATAGAAAGACCCAATGGCAAGGTGCATGACAAACCACTTAATTTGACGTTGTCTGATCTGAAAGCAAAATTTCCCAAACATGAGATTACAGCTACATTGCAGTGTGCTGGAAACCGGCGTTCTGAAATGAGTGAAGTAAAGCTAGTGAAAGGACTTGACTGGAACATTGGAGCAATCAGTACAGCGCGCTGGGCAGGAGCACGTCTGAGGGATGTACTACTGGAAGCTGGATACGCCGAGGGCTCTTCCCAGACTCAGCATGTACATTTTGAAGGACTGGATCGCGACTTGACTGGAACAAACTATGGTGCCTCTATCTCATTTAAGCAGGCAATGGCCAAGGAGAATGAAGTACTTTTAGCCTATGAGATGAATGGGCAGGAACTGCCTAAAGACCATGGTTTTCCCTTGCGTGTAATTGTGCCAGGTGTTGTAGGTGCCCGCAATGTGAAGTGGTTGGGTAAAATTGTAGTAAGCAAAGAAGAGAGCAGCAGTCATTGGCAGAAAAATGATTACAAGGGTTTCAACCCATGTGTTGATTGGGACGATGTAGACTTTGCTTCTTCTCCATCTATACAAGATTTACCAGTACAGTCTGCCATCACAGAGCCACATCCTGGACAGAAGATCACTCCAGATATTGATGGGGAATTAACAGTGAAGGGGTATGCATGGAGCGGAGGAGGGAGGGAAATAGTGCGGGTGGATGTGTCTGTGGATGGAGGAAAGACATGGAAGGTAGCAGAATTAACTGGAGAGAAACAGAAGGCTGGGCAGGCCTGGGCATGGAAATTATGGCAGTTAAATGTCCCACTGCCTCCCAAAAGCAGTGATGTTACCATTATTTGCAAGGCTGTGGACAGCAGTTATAATGTACAGCCGGACACCGTTGCCCCAATTTGGAACTTGCGTGGTGTGCTGAACAATGCGTGGCACAGAGTCTGTGTTACAGTGGATGCAGAGTAG